Part of the Falco biarmicus isolate bFalBia1 chromosome 4, bFalBia1.pri, whole genome shotgun sequence genome, CATTAAATAAACATCGGCAGAGCCCCCCCGCACGGCCCTGCCAGCCGGGAGGAATTTACACAGCCCAGGAGCCCTCCCGGCTCCCATCTGTCTTTTGTGGCCCCGGCCTCATCCATCACCCgggctgtttgctgctgcaattacctccatccctgctcctgcccggGGAAGACAGGGTCTGCTAAAACCATGTGCCTCAGCCCCAGAGGTGATGGGGCCAGATCCTGGTCCTTgctgggggtccccagcacTGATCCCCTCTTAATGTGCCACAGAGCCCAGGGGAGACACATGCAGCCGCATCCTTCTCTTGCCCAGGGCTGAGAACCTTCCTGGACCATCGTGGGACTCCCCCACATCCTGCACAGCCAAAACAGAGAGCCGGgtgctctgtgcctcagtttccccccgCCATTACCGTTGAGATTGGAGGTGAAGCAGAAGGCGTCGTAGTGCTCGCTTTCCTTGTGTCGGTAGCCGTAGTTGCGTACCCCCACCGGCGTGTCCTTGCGGCCGCACTCCTCCCGCGGCCGGGAGATGGGATACTGCACGGAGCCATCCTCCAGCCAGCCGGCATTGCACCAGTCCATGCCCTCCAGCCAGGCCTGGTGCAGCTGGTCGTGCGAGGCCAGGATGCCGTCCTGCTCCAGGCACGCCTGCTGCGCCTCGTGGAAGTTCAGGGTGTAGCGACCCAGCCGCGGGTGGTAGGGGAAGATCACGCCTGGGGGGACGGAGAGGAGGGCTGGGGTATTGGGGGTCTCCCCCACCTTATTTTGCAGCTGCACCCAGCGAAGAGGGTGATCAGTGCAAGGCACCGGCAGCCGGCAGGGAACaggggctgccgtgggctgggagACCCGGCTGCAAAGCCCGGCGAAGATGAGCTGCCATCGTCTCTGCTCGGGGAGTTTGGATGCTCCAGGCTTTGCTCAGTAACCGCAAAGGCCCCCGGGCCTGTGACTGCAGGGACCCCTGTGCTCCAGgacctgctgctctgggaccTGGAGACATTGGTGGTGCCTGTGCAGGGTCCAGCCAAGCCCTGGTGTCCCTGGAGCGAGCCTATACCAGCGGACCAGTGCTTCTGTGCCTCCTGAGCCCCCAAAAAGGGTTTCCCCCCTTtcctggtgtccccagctgcagcagcctgtccTGGTGGGCTTGGAGCCGTGCACGGCACCAACGCTGCTGCCACATCCCGATCCCCCCTGTGGTGCTTTACGAGGCCGTGCTGCTATCTATCTCCAGCGTTTATTAGCTGCCAGCCTGTAAACCTGGAGCAACAATAAAAGCCAATAACAGAGGCAATAAACCATGGCACACGCCAGGAAAAACAACCAGCCATAAAGCAAGACCAAGCCCAGCTCGGGGACGCAGCATCGGGAACCGCGTCCTGGCCATCCCGCGTGGGACATGGGGACACCTGGtgtcctccccatcccagtccctcctccccagcataGCCACGCCGCTACCTTCGAGGTCCAGCTTGACCATGCCGGTGTCATCCTCCAGCTCGTTGGTGACCTCGCACTCATAGCGGCCATAGTCTTGCAGGGTGACGTTGCGGATGATGAGTGAGGCGTCGCCGAAGCCATCCTCCTGCAGAGCCGTGCGGCCGCGGTAGCTGCCAAACGCCCGCCGCGCCTTCCCCAGCGCCACAAAGACATCCACGAAGGCCATGGGCTCCGTCACCTTGGTCCACTTGAGGCGGATCTCGGCCGGGTCGTGGGCGGACACGTCGTAGTGGTACCGGCAGGGCAGGATGATGGTGCCGCCCCGGTGTGTCACCACCTTCCCCGGGGCTGTCTGCACGACCACGGCCCCGCTGTCACCCTCTGCAAGGGACACCGAGCTCAGGGGTGCCCCTGTCCCCAAGTCTGCCCCTGCCTCCATCCCAGGCAGTGCCAGCACACGGGCAGGACCCGTGGTGGGGACAAGgcaggctgggggtgtggggcaggcagcgggACCACCTTGGGGGGGAATTTCCCTCCTTTGGGGGCAATTTCCCTCCTTTGGGGACTTTGCAAACCTCGAAGAGGGTcgggcagctcctgcccagggcagggggcacaaTGGGTGCCCCAAGGACCCTGATCAGGCTTTAATGGATATTAAACCCAAGAGCCCAACGGCTGCAGGATGGCTCCCCTCATCCCACCCTGGGGaccagcccagccccctgctgCAGATCCCAGTCCCCACTCACCCATGACATGGACCACCTTCTTCCGTCCCCGGGTGCTGAGCGGCGGGTCGGAGGCGAGGACACCAGcgaggagcagcagagctgccggGCCGGCCGCCCAGGGACTTTGGGGACGCATCTGGGGGGACAGCAGAGCCCCTCagcaccctcccaccccccccagggAGGAGAGCGGCGGAGGGGAGGTCTGTGAGCAAACCCATGCTCTACCTGACccccagctgcttcagcagccCCCCCGCAGTGATGCTGGCCCCCAACCCACACCCCGTGGGGGCTGTGCCGGCTGGGGGAGGTGATACCATCACCCACTGACACCCCTCCTGGGGAGCCCCTCACCCTGTCTCCCACCTCACCCACCCCAAGCAGAGGGGGgtgaagggctgtgctgggtcaCTCATCACCCCTCCCACGGAGCCCACCAACCCGCAGGGACCCCCACGCCCCCGGCCTGCGCCAGCACTGAACTCCACTTCACCCGCTCGGTTACAGCCGGATGAATATTTCATGGCAGCCGCGCCGGCCGGATCGCCTGAGTTATTTATGTCAGCGCCGGCACATCTGGAAACTGAACTGACGCCCGGGagggggctgtggctgctggagcCCCCCCAAGCCCGCCGGCTGCATCCCCGCTTCCCCAGGCACAGCCGGGAGAGATGTACGGCAGAGCCCCCCCGCTCCCTGGGGGGCTGCgacccccctcctccccgcggGCTGGGGCCTGAGCCCCGTGCTCCTGGGGAGCCCCACAAGCCAGCCCGGCTGAGTGGCCCCCCCGTCCATCGTGGGAATGAGCCCCCCTGCCcgagaggagggggctggggagccagggccagctgtggggcagggagagcagggcgCCCCCCCGGGGAGTCCCAGggcctggctgtggggcagggggagcggggtGGCCCCCCCGGGGGTCCCAGGGCCCggccgggggcagggggagtgTGGTGGCCCCCCCGGGGGGTCCCAGggcctggctgtggggcagggggagcggggtGGCCCCCCCGGGGGTCCCAGGGCCCggccgggggcagggggagtgTGGTGGCCCCCCCACTGTCCCAGggcctggctgtggggcagggggagcggggt contains:
- the HAPLN4 gene encoding hyaluronan and proteoglycan link protein 4, which produces MRPQSPWAAGPAALLLLAGVLASDPPLSTRGRKKVVHVMEGDSGAVVVQTAPGKVVTHRGGTIILPCRYHYDVSAHDPAEIRLKWTKVTEPMAFVDVFVALGKARRAFGSYRGRTALQEDGFGDASLIIRNVTLQDYGRYECEVTNELEDDTGMVKLDLEGVIFPYHPRLGRYTLNFHEAQQACLEQDGILASHDQLHQAWLEGMDWCNAGWLEDGSVQYPISRPREECGRKDTPVGVRNYGYRHKESEHYDAFCFTSNLNGKVYFLKTYRKLSYTEAVQACKNNGAAVAKVGQLYAAWKIQLLDRCEAGWLEDGSIRYPIVNPRARCGGREPGVRNLGFPDKKYKLFGVYCFKKAGQAAPEKALGGGHPNRV